One Salvia splendens isolate huo1 chromosome 12, SspV2, whole genome shotgun sequence genomic window carries:
- the LOC121758128 gene encoding uncharacterized protein LOC121758128: MAKPPPPLHKRPSGRTNLASCIVATIFLIFLIIIACIVYLTIFKPKDPSLTVNAVTLPAFSLSNSNSTVSFTFSQYATVTNPNRAAFAHYDSSIQLLHAGRQVGFMFIPAGKISAARTQYMAATFSIQSFPVELALPQQQPEIGVRVGPSMEVESRMELAGRVRVLHLFNHHVGARADCRVSVSVTDGSVLGFHC, encoded by the coding sequence ATGGCCAAACCGCCCCCTCCGCTCCACAAGCGGCCCAGTGGCCGCACCAACCTGGCTTCGTGCATCGTAGCCACCATCTTCCTCatcttcctcatcatcatcgCCTGCATCGTCTACCTCACAATCTTCAAGCCCAAGGACCCCTCCCTCACCGTCAACGCCGTCACTCTCCCCGCATTCTCTCtctccaactccaactccaCCGTCTCCTTCACCTTCTCCCAATACGCCACCGTCACCAACCCCAACCGCGCCGCCTTCGCCCACTACGACAGCTCCATCCAGCTCCTCCACGCCGGCCGCCAGGTGGGCTTCATGTTCATCCCCGCCGGCAAGATCTCCGCCGCCCGGACGCAGTACATGGCCGCCACATTCTCAATCCAGTCGTTTCCTGTCGAGCTGGCTCTGCCGCAGCAGCAGCCAGAGATCGGGGTCCGGGTCGGGCCGAGCATGGAGGTGGAGTCAAGGATGGAGTTGGCGGGCCGGGTTCGGGTCTTGCATTTGTTTAACCACCACGTGGGGGCCCGCGCCGACTGCAGGGTTTCGGTTTCTGTCACTGATGGATCTGTCTTGGGTTTCCACtgttag